The following are from one region of the Candidatus Eremiobacterota bacterium genome:
- a CDS encoding TonB-dependent receptor, giving the protein MALPDVIAAAAACALSGTVHGDDGAPVRAHVVAAGPATRATDADAQGRFSLELPCGRVRITVSARGYASSDVDVDATGSNRIDVLLDSAGGGRLRQIGRVTVDGRLAVPHGTVPTRTITRAEMDAQGFDRVVQALAQVPSLTLTRPDGGATGATTVVSLRGPDPSETRIALDGQPLNDTNTGDFDLATFPTTALSAIDVSEGLGAEDARGSDTIGGEVNLVSLRPTAQPMRTVRLSLGSYGASSAELNATGRHGRFGYAVALGDEQRRGFVHDYPVSMQVTDANGNPQTVTTILGSAFSARSALANLTYDFSPRSTLRLRTLTVDDVRDESASQTAPADPANGAPGALFVGSGPELASHSLRATLASLSVPLGAGTLVASGAFSSSTRAVARSIDTGEGTTPYDPSLIDKLGSMTLEWTHATETSSVALGAQTRAETLLSPDQFGAGALHEFASQLWVRAGTQLTPRVRLAASLVDSAWSTFPASLDGRAGIALDGVAGGTLRFAVGTGFRAPLLAEKFVFPLAALVPDANCVGANGNANERAEHATEYELGYGRRFGATTADLTLYRTNLRDPIENFYPFGATCNPPGVSRVEAQSFPVNVGNVVYRGGALRLAHVFGPGYWTASAEYGVNAAYPTSLPDFVSAANPTSGSSLVPGQQFAGIPLQQYAVSVRYARGRTHGALAFAGKSANNELAQGRFATLDAALGRTWGRADVTLAGTNLTNAVSGSFTRIGLGTPYPTPLGLQPRDALVLEPAAVRLILTLR; this is encoded by the coding sequence ATGGCCCTGCCAGATGTGATCGCGGCTGCCGCCGCTTGCGCGCTCTCAGGAACCGTGCACGGCGACGACGGCGCACCGGTGCGCGCCCACGTCGTCGCCGCCGGCCCGGCGACGCGCGCGACCGATGCCGACGCGCAGGGCCGCTTCTCGCTCGAGCTGCCGTGCGGGCGCGTTCGGATCACCGTCTCCGCGCGCGGCTACGCGTCGTCCGACGTCGACGTCGATGCGACCGGGAGCAACCGGATCGACGTGCTGCTCGACTCGGCCGGCGGCGGGCGGCTGCGGCAAATCGGCCGGGTCACCGTCGACGGGCGGCTCGCCGTTCCGCACGGCACGGTCCCGACGCGCACGATCACGCGCGCCGAGATGGATGCGCAAGGATTCGATCGCGTCGTGCAAGCGCTGGCGCAAGTTCCCTCGCTGACGCTCACCCGGCCGGACGGCGGCGCGACCGGCGCGACGACGGTCGTCTCGCTGCGCGGCCCGGATCCGTCGGAGACGCGCATCGCGCTCGACGGGCAGCCGCTCAACGACACGAACACCGGTGATTTCGACTTGGCCACGTTTCCGACGACCGCGCTGTCAGCGATCGACGTGAGCGAAGGGCTCGGCGCGGAAGACGCGCGCGGCAGCGACACGATCGGCGGCGAGGTGAACCTCGTCTCGCTGCGGCCGACCGCGCAGCCGATGCGCACGGTGCGGCTCAGTCTGGGCTCGTACGGCGCGTCGAGCGCGGAGCTCAACGCGACGGGACGGCACGGGCGGTTCGGGTACGCGGTCGCGCTCGGCGACGAGCAGCGGCGCGGCTTCGTGCACGACTATCCCGTCTCGATGCAGGTGACGGACGCGAACGGCAACCCACAGACGGTGACGACGATTCTCGGCTCGGCGTTCTCCGCGCGCAGCGCGCTCGCCAACCTGACCTACGATTTTTCGCCGCGCTCGACGCTGCGGCTGCGCACGCTGACGGTTGACGACGTGCGCGACGAGAGCGCCTCGCAGACGGCGCCCGCCGATCCGGCGAACGGCGCGCCCGGTGCGCTCTTCGTCGGGAGCGGGCCGGAGTTGGCCTCGCACAGCTTGCGCGCGACGCTCGCGAGCCTCAGCGTGCCGCTCGGCGCGGGGACGCTCGTCGCGAGCGGCGCGTTCTCCAGCTCGACGCGCGCGGTGGCGCGCAGCATCGACACGGGCGAGGGAACGACGCCGTACGATCCCTCGCTGATCGACAAGCTGGGCTCGATGACGCTCGAGTGGACGCACGCGACGGAGACCTCGTCGGTCGCGCTCGGCGCGCAGACGCGCGCGGAGACGCTGCTCTCGCCGGATCAGTTCGGCGCCGGGGCGCTGCACGAGTTCGCTTCGCAGCTGTGGGTGCGCGCCGGGACGCAGCTCACGCCGCGCGTGCGGCTGGCCGCGAGCCTCGTCGACTCGGCGTGGTCGACGTTCCCGGCCAGCCTCGACGGACGCGCCGGAATCGCGCTCGACGGCGTCGCCGGCGGAACGCTGCGCTTCGCCGTGGGGACCGGGTTTCGCGCGCCGCTGCTGGCGGAGAAGTTCGTGTTTCCGCTGGCGGCGCTCGTGCCGGATGCGAACTGCGTCGGCGCCAACGGCAACGCGAACGAGCGCGCGGAGCACGCGACGGAGTACGAGCTCGGCTACGGACGGCGCTTCGGCGCGACGACGGCCGACCTCACGCTGTACCGCACGAACCTGCGCGATCCGATCGAGAACTTCTATCCGTTCGGCGCGACGTGCAATCCGCCGGGCGTCTCGCGGGTTGAAGCGCAGTCGTTTCCGGTCAACGTGGGGAACGTCGTCTACCGCGGCGGCGCGCTGCGGCTCGCGCACGTGTTCGGCCCGGGGTACTGGACGGCGAGCGCGGAGTACGGCGTGAATGCCGCGTACCCCACCAGCTTGCCCGATTTCGTGAGCGCGGCGAATCCGACGTCCGGATCATCGCTGGTGCCGGGACAGCAGTTCGCCGGGATCCCGCTGCAGCAGTATGCGGTCAGCGTGCGCTACGCGCGCGGCAGAACGCACGGCGCGCTCGCGTTCGCCGGCAAGAGCGCGAACAACGAGCTCGCGCAGGGCCGCTTCGCCACGCTCGACGCCGCGCTCGGCCGCACCTGGGGACGCGCGGACGTCACGCTCGCCGGCACGAACCTGACGAACGCGGTGAGCGGTTCGTTCACGCGAATCGGCCTCGGCACGCCGTATCCCACCCCGCTCGGGCTGCAGCCGCGCGACGCGCTGGTGCTGGAGCCGGCCGCGGTTCGGTTGATTTTGACGTTGCGCTGA
- a CDS encoding YbfB/YjiJ family MFS transporter — protein MRVMPRDSSALAVTVAALAIAADIGLARVGYGLVLPAIRRDLGGNYAIYGLIAAVHLGGYLAGTIAAPALLRDRARLPRITMQTHALVALFVIASACAPNVLVLALARLAIGLASGVGIASAVTDALERVAPERRGFASALAWSSIGVALLASSPAGAWTLGEAVRWRVATALWALPALAVVVFAWRLPSQPHREEAPLDVPFRWSDLLRANNVFFVAAYAGFGSAYIAFVTFAIAAFAARGIAPNAVALIWAACGIAVVCGSLGVGVVLGSRAHHWSLAIPLACGGAGSLLANLPGVAGAMVGTICVGLGLAATAAVASAFSRERSDNATAARAFAAVTAIFGCGQLIGPLIAGTIADRFGLAAVPVFSGGIFFAGALAAAVDAILRTRGTPRLARAR, from the coding sequence GTGCGCGTGATGCCGCGCGACTCTTCCGCGCTTGCCGTCACGGTCGCGGCGCTCGCGATCGCCGCCGACATCGGTTTGGCCCGCGTCGGCTACGGCTTGGTGCTGCCGGCGATCCGGCGCGACCTCGGTGGAAACTACGCGATCTACGGCCTGATCGCCGCGGTCCATCTCGGCGGCTATCTCGCCGGGACGATCGCCGCGCCGGCGCTGTTGCGCGACCGCGCGCGCCTCCCGCGCATCACCATGCAAACCCACGCGCTGGTCGCGCTGTTCGTGATCGCGTCGGCCTGCGCGCCGAACGTCCTCGTGCTCGCGCTGGCGCGGCTGGCGATCGGTCTCGCGAGCGGCGTCGGCATCGCGAGCGCGGTCACCGACGCCCTTGAGCGCGTCGCGCCGGAACGACGCGGCTTCGCGAGCGCGCTCGCCTGGAGCTCGATCGGCGTCGCGCTGCTCGCTTCATCGCCCGCGGGCGCCTGGACGCTCGGCGAAGCCGTTCGGTGGCGCGTTGCAACAGCGTTGTGGGCGCTGCCCGCGCTGGCAGTCGTCGTTTTCGCGTGGCGTCTGCCATCGCAGCCGCACCGCGAGGAGGCGCCGCTCGACGTGCCGTTCCGCTGGAGCGACTTGCTGCGCGCGAACAACGTCTTCTTCGTCGCCGCCTACGCCGGCTTCGGCAGCGCCTACATCGCGTTCGTCACCTTCGCCATCGCCGCGTTCGCCGCGCGCGGCATCGCACCGAACGCGGTGGCGCTGATTTGGGCCGCGTGCGGGATCGCCGTGGTGTGCGGCTCGCTCGGCGTCGGCGTCGTGCTCGGCAGCCGCGCGCACCACTGGTCGCTCGCGATCCCGCTCGCCTGCGGTGGAGCGGGCAGCCTGCTCGCGAACCTCCCCGGCGTCGCGGGCGCAATGGTCGGCACGATCTGCGTCGGCCTGGGCCTCGCGGCGACGGCCGCCGTCGCCAGCGCCTTCTCGCGCGAACGGAGCGACAACGCCACCGCGGCGCGCGCCTTCGCCGCGGTCACCGCGATCTTCGGCTGCGGCCAGCTCATCGGCCCGCTGATCGCCGGTACCATCGCCGACCGCTTCGGTCTTGCCGCGGTCCCCGTCTTCTCGGGCGGCATCTTCTTCGCCGGCGCACTCGCCGCCGCAGTGGATGCAATCCTCCGCACCCGAGGCACACCGCGTCTCGCTCGAGCTCGGTGA
- a CDS encoding restriction endonuclease, which translates to MKLLRTTVRGGGHGAVLAAIRTLLADGKAYSAEELCALGIEHKLLAAETIPNYVRNAIKTLLDRQRDRGEKPEFLLLRDGRYRLDMPVDAFAGHDDPEPSNAATEALIARLEASVHRLTPPEPGDGPNVGAPFERDVAAAFEALGFAAKRMGGEGEPDVVATAPLGDRAYTVVVECKTVATDDNQVRNPAAQEAGRLRDLVGGDYAVLLGADFPRAAELDGELKTHRVALWTTEDLVKLLRAHAVHAIRWSRLVPLFAPGRASDAIAEFALLHVHGDRKRAHVAYRYVLEEGLAYQELLANADPQVQRTSAPLTVEALAVLVNERLARESQLGRVSLDDIRRAVAYGVHPLVDTMSLDGFRVTIEARWVEDPSPKADAEKTV; encoded by the coding sequence ATGAAGCTCCTGAGGACCACGGTGCGAGGCGGCGGGCACGGCGCCGTGCTCGCAGCAATCCGGACGCTGCTCGCGGACGGCAAGGCGTATTCCGCCGAAGAGCTGTGCGCGCTGGGCATCGAGCACAAGCTGCTCGCCGCGGAAACGATCCCGAACTACGTGCGCAACGCGATCAAGACGCTGCTGGACCGCCAGCGCGACCGCGGCGAGAAACCGGAGTTTTTGCTGCTGCGCGACGGCCGCTACCGGCTCGACATGCCGGTCGACGCCTTCGCCGGCCACGACGATCCCGAGCCGAGCAATGCGGCGACCGAGGCCCTCATCGCACGCCTCGAGGCCAGCGTACACCGTCTCACGCCGCCCGAGCCCGGCGACGGTCCGAACGTCGGCGCGCCGTTCGAGCGCGACGTCGCGGCGGCGTTCGAAGCCCTCGGCTTCGCGGCGAAACGCATGGGCGGCGAAGGCGAGCCGGACGTCGTCGCGACGGCGCCGCTCGGCGACCGAGCGTACACGGTGGTCGTTGAGTGCAAGACGGTCGCGACCGACGACAACCAGGTTCGCAACCCCGCCGCGCAGGAAGCGGGCCGGCTGCGTGATCTCGTCGGTGGCGACTACGCCGTGCTGCTCGGCGCCGATTTCCCGCGTGCCGCCGAGCTGGACGGCGAGCTGAAGACGCATCGCGTCGCCCTGTGGACCACCGAGGATCTCGTGAAGCTGCTGCGCGCGCACGCGGTGCACGCGATTCGCTGGTCCCGGCTCGTGCCGCTGTTCGCGCCCGGTCGCGCCTCGGACGCGATCGCGGAGTTCGCGCTGCTGCACGTGCACGGCGACCGAAAGCGCGCGCACGTGGCCTACCGCTATGTCCTGGAGGAAGGCCTCGCATACCAAGAGCTCCTGGCGAACGCCGACCCGCAAGTACAGCGCACCTCGGCGCCGCTCACCGTCGAGGCGCTCGCCGTCCTCGTGAACGAGCGCCTCGCGCGCGAGTCACAACTCGGCCGCGTCTCGCTCGACGACATCCGCCGAGCCGTCGCCTACGGCGTGCACCCGCTCGTCGACACGATGTCCCTCGACGGCTTCCGCGTAACGATCGAAGCCCGCTGGGTCGAGGATCCTTCACCGAAGGCTGACGCAGAAAAAACCGTCTAA
- a CDS encoding helix-turn-helix transcriptional regulator, whose product MGKSAAAASPIGSEHRASAAKRARGRAYRQARVRTEFAEAVAQFLIRYRKRHNLTQRGLAKLLGMQESVIRRLENGDQTPNPAALERIVEFLNAHFNFVLEER is encoded by the coding sequence ATGGGCAAGTCCGCGGCCGCCGCCTCCCCGATCGGGTCCGAGCATCGCGCGAGCGCAGCGAAACGTGCACGAGGGCGCGCTTACCGGCAGGCTCGCGTGCGGACCGAGTTCGCTGAGGCCGTCGCCCAATTCCTGATCCGTTATCGCAAGCGACACAACCTGACTCAGCGCGGGCTTGCGAAGCTCCTCGGTATGCAAGAGTCGGTAATCAGACGTCTCGAGAACGGCGACCAAACGCCAAACCCGGCGGCCCTGGAGCGGATCGTGGAATTCCTCAACGCTCACTTCAACTTCGTCCTCGAAGAGCGATAA
- a CDS encoding RES family NAD+ phosphorylase, translating to MRLYRVIPYDTGAAPTERGGVLFVPPGGGNRIDNIDLYDVLYLAATREGAIAEAFGRIPLWTPDTFVHGSGRAFALVDYEVPDGIALFQLDDVEALKSIEIKKPSTVVTRDRTKTHAWARTIFETGRYVGVSWWSYYGPDWTIVGLWDRRELTNVGTPMILSAATPIVKETAAVIVRQIA from the coding sequence ATGAGATTATACCGCGTAATCCCGTACGACACCGGCGCCGCTCCTACCGAAAGGGGCGGCGTTCTTTTCGTTCCACCCGGCGGCGGTAATCGAATCGACAACATCGACCTCTACGACGTGCTTTACCTGGCCGCGACGCGGGAAGGTGCGATCGCCGAAGCGTTCGGCCGCATCCCACTCTGGACGCCGGACACATTCGTCCACGGGAGTGGTCGAGCATTCGCGCTCGTGGACTACGAAGTTCCGGACGGCATTGCGCTGTTCCAACTCGACGATGTCGAGGCGCTTAAATCCATCGAAATCAAGAAACCAAGTACCGTCGTTACGCGTGATCGGACGAAGACGCACGCCTGGGCGCGCACGATTTTCGAAACTGGACGCTACGTCGGCGTAAGCTGGTGGAGCTACTACGGCCCTGACTGGACCATCGTTGGTCTGTGGGACCGGCGTGAACTCACAAACGTCGGAACGCCGATGATACTCAGCGCAGCCACTCCGATCGTGAAGGAGACGGCGGCCGTGATCGTTCGTCAGATCGCTTGA
- a CDS encoding DUF11 domain-containing protein, whose product MRTLTDVFAAGTPPLPEGLRTLHVSPGRVVEPGMTVHANFTFRNLGGGTATGFRVRFRLPEGLTYLVGTARIDDAPIDEQGGLTSLLQGAGAQIGDVPPGGERRISLAYSVATTIENGTPISLQAAISSFEVPVIGSNVVRLVVRSRPVLQGPATKLSLSAVRELVPGAELQMRAQIHNSGQSSAHDVVALIPVPANASYVPQSARIDGRPPEDLSETEPFGLTRPTVVAPTLGPGATIDVGYRVRIDPTLADGTPIAAHASVCTQELAEFALAPVTLKIPSAPSFAGEETSFRVECEDDVVAGQRVRCAVRLRNGGTARAKGVRVRVTLPEGIAYSAGSRSIDGAPAVDRDRDPGVFELGDVEPGRSIEVGLAGVVRSPVANGLELPLAARVHWSKGERAFERTLTARSQPAFPAAFNALERETPRLLAPGDSAAFTVRLQNMGADAASDARLRIEADAELEHLRVTERDSELVLGDDGEVHLDTLEPNVPRTLRIDARLAEALEDQRQLRVRATLETAQLPPVDLGSVAHVVASRPRFSAETSRLAPESNEVLRPNRTTAFRLTVRNEGTDRGRDVRVRLQLPEELRLESVDGASRDGESVVFGEVAAHETREAAVHLRLMGAVGFGDVLEVGARVGGTNVVPFALEPMRLATHAEPTFGEGATLSSLPSDAVDAGEEIAYALAVRNSGDGVAKRLSLRLDPPSNAVYAPGSTTVNDVPLLDFAGTSPLLAMSGLTLGDVGAGVEVIARLRMIVNTPLPADSYIETRAYVTWDEMPEMIVRAEPLRVRSAPALPIVDPLLPFSVIDAAAAPGYRNGRRALPPGEELMELPPAVPVRNALPDVTLSLSKGEAEEIAGAPAFVSLELPEDRLAWTVQYLEEARFGGLIAHLMLVRALFPDGASADGATPEVRRHAAVLSELIDRLFVKLRMPGVELQPADLETAATRKSLKALLAALRRASSADVSTPQAGLRLVGVVEPEELAAAARSLERERLVTAAPWRAAALLLGTSLQRDGTEVADFAAYRDALLRAFDGMRNLSPTEFEAALHEPGDVDLEVERETVLRALAEQRRVTA is encoded by the coding sequence ATGCGCACCCTGACCGACGTCTTCGCTGCCGGTACCCCGCCGCTGCCGGAAGGGCTGCGCACGCTGCACGTCTCGCCGGGGCGCGTCGTCGAGCCGGGGATGACGGTCCACGCCAACTTCACCTTCCGCAACTTGGGCGGCGGGACCGCGACCGGGTTCCGCGTGCGCTTCCGGCTCCCCGAAGGGCTGACGTACTTGGTCGGGACGGCCCGCATCGACGACGCGCCGATCGACGAGCAAGGCGGGCTCACCTCGCTGCTGCAAGGCGCGGGCGCGCAGATCGGCGACGTGCCGCCCGGCGGCGAGCGCAGGATCTCGCTGGCGTACAGCGTCGCGACGACGATCGAGAACGGCACGCCGATCTCGCTGCAGGCGGCGATCTCCTCGTTCGAAGTTCCGGTGATCGGCTCGAACGTGGTGCGGCTCGTGGTGCGCAGCCGGCCCGTGCTGCAAGGTCCGGCGACGAAGCTCTCGCTCTCGGCGGTGCGCGAGCTGGTGCCGGGCGCGGAATTGCAGATGCGCGCGCAGATCCACAACTCGGGGCAGAGCAGCGCGCACGACGTCGTTGCGCTGATCCCGGTGCCGGCGAACGCGAGCTACGTGCCGCAGAGCGCGCGCATCGACGGCCGCCCGCCCGAAGATCTTTCCGAAACCGAGCCGTTCGGGTTGACGCGGCCGACGGTCGTCGCGCCGACGCTCGGGCCGGGCGCGACGATCGACGTGGGCTACCGCGTGCGGATCGATCCGACGCTCGCCGACGGCACGCCGATCGCGGCGCACGCGTCGGTGTGCACGCAGGAGCTGGCCGAGTTCGCGCTCGCGCCGGTGACGCTGAAGATTCCCTCGGCGCCCTCGTTCGCCGGCGAGGAGACGAGCTTCCGCGTCGAGTGCGAGGACGACGTCGTGGCCGGGCAGCGCGTGCGGTGCGCGGTGCGGCTGCGCAACGGCGGGACCGCGCGCGCGAAGGGCGTGCGCGTGCGCGTGACGCTGCCGGAAGGCATCGCGTACAGCGCGGGCTCGCGCAGCATCGACGGCGCGCCGGCGGTCGACCGCGACCGCGATCCGGGCGTCTTCGAGCTGGGCGACGTGGAGCCGGGGCGCTCGATCGAAGTCGGCCTCGCGGGCGTGGTGCGCTCGCCGGTCGCGAACGGGTTGGAGCTGCCGCTGGCGGCGCGCGTCCACTGGTCGAAGGGCGAGCGCGCGTTCGAGCGGACGCTGACGGCGCGCTCGCAGCCGGCCTTTCCGGCCGCGTTCAACGCGCTCGAGCGCGAGACGCCGCGGCTGCTCGCGCCCGGCGATTCGGCGGCGTTCACCGTGCGCCTGCAGAACATGGGCGCGGACGCCGCGAGCGACGCGCGGCTGCGGATCGAGGCGGATGCGGAGCTCGAGCACCTGCGCGTGACCGAGCGCGACTCGGAGCTCGTGCTCGGCGACGACGGCGAAGTGCACCTCGACACGCTCGAGCCGAACGTGCCGCGCACGCTGCGCATCGACGCGCGGCTCGCCGAAGCGCTCGAAGACCAGCGCCAGCTGCGCGTGCGCGCGACGCTCGAGACCGCGCAGCTGCCGCCGGTCGATCTCGGCTCGGTCGCGCACGTGGTCGCCTCGCGGCCGCGCTTCTCCGCCGAAACCTCGCGCCTCGCGCCGGAGAGCAACGAAGTGCTGCGGCCGAACCGCACCACCGCGTTCCGGCTCACCGTGCGCAACGAAGGGACCGATCGCGGGCGCGACGTGCGCGTGCGCTTGCAGCTGCCCGAAGAGTTGCGGCTGGAGAGCGTCGACGGCGCTTCGCGCGACGGCGAGAGCGTCGTGTTCGGCGAGGTCGCGGCGCACGAGACGCGCGAGGCGGCGGTGCATCTGCGGCTGATGGGCGCGGTCGGGTTCGGCGACGTGCTCGAGGTCGGCGCGCGCGTCGGCGGAACGAACGTGGTGCCGTTCGCGCTCGAGCCGATGCGGCTCGCGACGCACGCCGAGCCGACGTTCGGCGAAGGCGCGACGCTCAGCTCGCTGCCGAGCGACGCGGTCGACGCGGGCGAGGAGATTGCGTACGCGCTGGCGGTGCGCAACTCGGGCGACGGCGTCGCGAAGCGGCTCAGCCTGCGGCTCGACCCGCCGAGCAACGCCGTCTACGCGCCCGGCAGCACGACGGTGAACGACGTGCCGCTGCTCGACTTCGCCGGGACCTCGCCGCTGCTCGCGATGAGCGGCTTGACGCTGGGCGACGTGGGCGCCGGGGTCGAGGTGATCGCGCGCTTGCGAATGATCGTGAACACGCCGCTTCCCGCCGACAGCTACATCGAGACGCGCGCGTACGTGACGTGGGACGAGATGCCGGAGATGATCGTGCGCGCCGAGCCGCTGCGCGTGCGCTCCGCGCCGGCGCTGCCGATCGTCGACCCGCTGCTGCCGTTCTCGGTGATCGACGCCGCCGCCGCGCCCGGCTACCGCAACGGCCGCCGCGCGCTTCCGCCCGGCGAAGAGCTCATGGAGCTTCCGCCCGCGGTCCCGGTGCGCAACGCCTTGCCCGATGTCACGCTGAGCTTGTCGAAGGGCGAAGCGGAAGAGATCGCCGGCGCGCCGGCGTTCGTGTCGCTGGAGCTGCCCGAAGACCGCTTGGCGTGGACGGTGCAGTATCTCGAAGAGGCGCGCTTCGGCGGGTTGATCGCGCACTTGATGCTGGTGCGCGCGCTGTTCCCGGACGGTGCGAGCGCGGACGGCGCGACACCGGAAGTGCGCCGCCACGCGGCGGTGCTGAGCGAATTGATCGACCGGCTCTTCGTAAAGCTGCGAATGCCCGGCGTCGAGCTGCAGCCGGCGGATCTCGAAACCGCGGCGACGCGCAAATCGCTGAAGGCGCTGCTCGCGGCGCTGCGCCGCGCGAGCTCCGCCGACGTGTCGACCCCGCAGGCCGGGCTGCGATTGGTCGGCGTGGTCGAGCCCGAGGAGCTGGCCGCCGCGGCGCGCTCGCTCGAGCGCGAGCGGCTGGTGACCGCGGCGCCGTGGCGCGCGGCGGCGCTGCTGCTCGGCACCTCGCTACAGCGCGACGGAACCGAGGTCGCGGACTTCGCGGCGTATCGCGACGCGCTGCTGCGCGCGTTCGACGGGATGCGCAACCTCTCGCCGACCGAGTTCGAGGCGGCGCTGCACGAGCCGGGCGACGTGGACTTGGAGGTCGAGCGCGAGACGGTGCTGCGCGCGCTCGCCGAGCAGCGCCGGGTGACGGCGTAA